One genomic window of Vespula pensylvanica isolate Volc-1 chromosome 12, ASM1446617v1, whole genome shotgun sequence includes the following:
- the LOC122633491 gene encoding zinc finger protein 615 isoform X1 produces MSGKMAIAASENYQLKWHSYGAHLHSSVATLLHSESFADVLLATSCGRHVAAHRFVLAACSSYLSHIFQTCHFGANSNAPTIVVLPTEIGYRTLKILIQYMYSGEATVTNDQLEGVLKAGDILRVRGLWRSNTGSKKENIQSNNQKVERDKKEQPPLTGQIQKIKLVQPTTEKIIENVQQPATTQNIVQAQKPIERKNAEKIEEKSSESETKKILEENKNNEQNKNKENLETNRKTRKSVSSDVESNKSRSEGGENAELNLELLVKDEPIDWEESIDPSESLTIDHEIDIKPEIVHSADEDGDLEEEEYTPLTCDMCSQTFNRPSDWVRHIEFTHADMTENRRKKRKGDVDDDSKDFPPLKCDLCGNMYPTPQEWVRHIQTEHTEEQLALMNNSAPPKPKRVHSHQKLCNICQKVFPSHASMVIHQRTHTGERPFLCSYCKKGFNVKSNLLRHLRTLHDKFVHPSLYGSNGNKNG; encoded by the exons ATGTCAG GAAAGATGGCCATCGCTGCTTCGGAGAATTATCAACTGAAATGGCACAGCTACGGGGCTCATCTTCACAGCTCCGTCGCGACGCTCCTCCATTCGGAATCCTTCGCGGATGTTCTTCTGGCAACGTCCTGCGGCCGGCACGTGGCGGCACATCGGTTTGTCCTTGCAGCCTGCTCCTCGTACCTAAGTCACATCTTTCAAACCTGTCATTTCGGGGCCAACTCGAATGCCCCGACGATCGTG GTATTGCCAACGGAGATCGGTTACCGCACGCTGAAGATTCTTATACAGTACATGTACAGTGGAGAGGCGACTGTAACGAACGATCAATTGGAAGGAGTTTTAAAGGCTGGAGATATATTGAGAGTACGTGGATTATGGAGATCGAACACGGGCAGTAAAAAGGAGAACATACAGTCCAACAATCAAAAGGTCGAACGTGATAAAAAGGAACAACCACCGTTGACTGGACAGATTCAGAAGATAAAGCTGGTTCAGCCGACTACCGAGAAGATCATCGAAAACGTGCAGCAACCAGCGACAACGCAGAATATCGTTCAAGCCCAAAAGCCGATCGAAAGGAAGAATGCGGAGAAGATCGAGGAAAAGTCTAGTGAATCTGAAACTAAAAAGATCTTGGAGGAGAACAAGAATAACGAACAGAACAAGAACAAGGAAAATCTCGAGACTAAtaggaaaacgagaaagagcgTTAGCAGCGACGTCGAGTCTAACAAGTCGAGAAGCGAAGGTGGCGAAAAT GCAGAATTAAATTTAGAACTGTTAGTGAAGGACGAGCCGATCGATTGGGAGGAAAGTATCGATCCATCCGAATCCCTGACGATAGACCATGAGATCGATATCAAACCA GAGATCGTACACAGTGCCGACGAGGACGGTGATttggaagaggaagagtatACTCCGTTGACGTGCGACATGTGCAGTCAAACTTTTAACAGGCCGTCGGATTGGGTGAGGCACATAGAATTTACGCATGCCGACATGACCGAgaacagaagaaagaagaggaag GgtgacgtcgacgacgacagTAAAGACTTTCCACCTTTAAAGTGCGATCTCTGCGGGAATATGTATCCAACGCCTCAGGAATGGGTACGTCACATACAGACGGAACACACGGAGGAGCAATTGGCCTTGATGAACAACTCGGCACCTCCTAAACCAAAAAGGGTACACAGTCATCAAAAATTATGCAATATTTGTCAGAAAGTATTCCCGAGTCACGCATCGATGGTAATACATCAAAGAACGCATACGGGAGAGAGgccttttctttgttcctaTTGTAAAAAAGGCTTTAACGTAAAAAGCAATTTGCTGAGGCATTTAAGGACGCTTCATGACAAATTTGTACATCCAAGCTTGTATGGGAGTAACGGTAACAAGAATGGCtaa
- the LOC122633485 gene encoding protein painting of fourth isoform X2, with translation MGTSTHALAMDNAAFYAFTSKRDSTYSKRNRDERRLARFGQSQGQFDQAAYFGATLTNGLGLEWQRNNYTTSSNDTIMNHMSVPLSNHPISPITQGIITGRHGEEKGDQDVKIVLEEVVVKKNKQRKPMSQSYPSRPWNREDAERALKIETEYNKTVKAQSLIIKFPDPDLNKDIVREFHPGIQNIHFQSPSGPRYCFIQMAEHVNIDEAIKELEKIPFGIGNLKVERKSLRDEDNPMPEEIDPYTLYIGNLPESVNVNEVKSKFPTAARVDVGYAQKMRNTRYAFIRYNSVDESIAAYKQAHDLMWDTRSIIVRFRRQRGNTCLPGEPKPNVKKVKEEPSNASQAKEQKVNNNEKKTTQQSSSNGENRLQDNAKTQGKQNSQTQQQSTDTQSSQLPASVTSVKTAQQQPWTSQPPQIPSASEAPPPCPSETETVPETIILTDIKEEPEDYEEMDMACLPSDDADDDDDEDEEDLDDDDDDDEDDDADDNEEEEDEDEIDESLIYCNKQQHTVKDTEPSDHLDQMFNELENMASDIGF, from the exons ATGGGCACAAGCACCCACGCATTGGCAATGGATAACGCCGCATTCTACGCCTTTACCTCAAAGAGAGATTCAACATATTCAAAGAGAAATCGCGATGAGAG AAGACTAGCGCGCTTCGGTCAATCTCAAGGCCAGTTTGACCAAGCTGCATATTTTGGTGCAACGTTAACAAATGGTCTGGGTTTAGAATggcaaagaaataattatactacGTCATCGAATGATACTATTATGAATCATATGTCTGTCCCCCTTTCCAATCATCCCATAAGTCCCATAACCCAAGGAATCATAACTGGCAGAcacggagaagaaaaaggggatcAGGATGTTAAAATTGTGTTG GAAGAAGTAGtggttaaaaagaataaacaaagaaagcCTATGTCACAAAGTTATCCCAGTCGACCGTGGAATCGCGAGGATGCTGAAAGAgctttaaaaatagaaacggaatataataaaactgtTAAAGCTCAgagtttgataataaaatttccagACCCTGATCTTAACAAGGATATCGTTAGAGAATTTCATCCTGGTATACAgaatattcattttcaaagTCCAAGTGGCCCTAGATATTGTTTCATTCAAATGGCAGAACACGTTAATATCGACGAAGCTATTAAAGAGTTAGAAAAGATTCCATTTGGTATCGGTAATTTAAAAGTGGAAAGGAAATCTTTGCGAGATGAAGATAATCCAATGCCCGAAGAAATAGATCCTTATACTTTGTATATAGGAAATTTACCTGAATCGGTTAATGTAAACGAAGTAAAAAGCAAGTTTCCAACAGCTGCTAGGGTGGATGTTGGTTATGCGcagaaaatgagaaatacacg ATATGcatttataagatataacaGTGTAGATGAATCGATAGCAGCTTATAAACAAGCGCATGATTTAATGTGGGATACTAGAAGTATTATTGTAAGATTCAGAAGACAACGTGGAAATACATGTCTTCCAGGAGAACCTAAGCCTAATGTAAAGAAAGTTAAAGAAGAACCTAGCAATGCTTCACAAgcgaaagaacaaaaagtaaacaataatgaaaagaaaacaacacaGCAAAGTAGTAGTAACGGGGAGAATAGATTGCAAGATAATGCTAAGACACAGGGTAAACAAAATAGTCAAACTCAACAGCAAAGTACTGATACACAATCTTCTCAATTACCTGCATCAGTGACGTCTGTTAAAACAGCACAACAACAACCATgg aCGTCGCAACCACCGCAAATACCTTCAGCGTCCGAAGCACCACCTCCATGTCCGTCAGAAACAGAAACAGTGCcagaaacaataatattaacagATATTAAAGAAGAACCGGAGGATTATGAGGAAATGGACATGGCATGCTTACCATCTGACGATgccgatgacgacgacgacgaggacgaggaagatttagatgatgatgacgatgacgacgaggatGACGACGCTGACGAtaacgaggaagaggaagatgaagacgaGATCGACGAAAGTTTGATATATTGTAACAAACAGCAACATACAGTAAAAGATACAGAACCATCCGAT CATCTCGATCAAATGTTTAATGAACTGGAAAATATGGCAAGCGATATTGGGTTTTAA
- the LOC122633488 gene encoding palmitoyltransferase ZDHHC18-A isoform X1 encodes MPHVTRKWELFPGRNRFCCDGRVMMAPQTGVFYVTVCLVAGTSGLFFAFDCPFLAVHITPAIPVIGGLLFVFVMSALFRTSFSDPGVIPRATPDEAAYIEKQIEVPNNGNSKTYRPPPRTKEVLVRGQPVKLKYCFTCKIFRPPRASHCSLCDNCVERFDHHCPWVGNCVGRRNYRYFYAFIVSLAFLCVFIFACAVTHLIMLTRDDRPFLEAVKLSPGSVIVGVICFLSAWSILGLAGFHTYLATSNQTTNEDIKGSFTSKIGQESFNPYSRGNICGNCFYVLCGPSPPSLIDRRGIVTPEYRAEQERVSDENVIANNKSYGTVKIVQPQSNGTGMQTNVPTELTDSMNNLVTGRYSPRLESINGELSLLRHPSRCTDDLPKYSHQYISDIYVPPYPMQHCPQDSTKHMKYNVNDRINPEFQKGIHKYPHRCREEYHRCSDNNLIYDQCIQDHKYAIDLQKYPQRYSEDTLRYKIDEKNGYSDLQKFPQCRSEDPLRIPQAHHTMKYNNLRCTDHSIKYPLPKNILPARILGATGIPIQAIGLIDSRFGSNPLSNNLSYVDNSFCPNDSTEEDLLNRRFIMNSMSDNDDI; translated from the exons ATGCCGCACGTGACCAGAAAATGGGAATTATTTCCTGGTAGAAATCGTTTTTGTTGCGATGGCAGGGTGATGATGGCACCACAAACGGGTGTCTTCTATGTTACGGTGTGTTTGGTAGCTGGTACAAGCGGATTGTTTTTTGCCTTTGA TTGTCCATTTTTGGCTGTGCATATAACACCTGCAATCCCGGTAATAGGTggattattattcgtatttgtAATGTCTGCCTTGTTTCGAACCAGCTTTAGCGATCCTGGTGTTATTCCAAGAGCAACACCTGATGAAGCTGCttatatagaaaaacaaattg AAGTACCAAATAATGGTAACTCTAAAACATATAGACCACCTCCAAGAACAAAAGAAGTATTGGTACGAGGACAGCCTGTAAAGTTGAAATATTGCTTTACTTGTAAGATATTTAGACCACCAAGAGCCTCGCACTGTAGCTTATGCGATAATTGTGTAG AAAGATTTGATCATCATTGTCCGTGGGTTGGCAATTGTGTTGGTAGAagaaattatagatatttttatgctTTTATAGTTTCTTTAGCATTCCTATGTGTTTTTATATTTGCCTGTGCTGTTACACATTTAATAATGC ttACAAGAGATGACAGACCATTTTTAGAAGCTGTCAAATTATCTCCTGGTAGTGTCATTGTAGGAGTGATatgttttctttctgcttGGAGTATTTTGGGTCTTGCTGGCTTTCACACATATTTAGCCACGAGTAATCAAACAACTAATGAAGAT ATCAAAGGTTCTTTCACAAGTAAAATAGGCCAAGAGAGTTTTAATCCTTATAGTCGAGGAAATATTTGTGGAAATTGTTTCTATGTCTTATGCGGTCCTTCACCACCAAGTTTAATtg ATCGTAGAGGAATAGTTACACCCGAGTATCGGGCAGAGCAGGAACGAGTTTCTGATGAAAATGTGATAGCTAATAATAAGTCATATGGAACTGTAAAGATCGTGCAACCACAG TCCAATGGAACAGGCATGCAGACAAATGTTCCCACAGAACTTACGGATTCTATGAATAATCTTGTTACTGGTCGATATTCTCCAAGATTAGAATCTATTAATGGTGAGTTGTCTCTTTTACGGCATCCTTCTCGCTGTACTGATGATCTTCCCAAATATTCTCATCAGTACATCAGTGATATTTATGTTCCACCATATCCTATGCAACATTGTCCTCAAGATTCTACAaaacatatgaaatataatgtaaatgatAGGATAAATCCAGAATTTCAAAAaggtatacataaatatccTCATAGATGTAGAGAAGAGTATCATAGGTGTTCAGATAATAATCTCATATATGATCAGTGCATACAAGATCACAAATATGCAATCGATCTTCAAAAATATCCGCAAAGATATTCGGAGGATAcattacgatataaaattgatgaaaAGAATGGTTACTctgatttacaaaaatttccTCAGTGTCGTTCCGAAGATCCTTTACGAATCCCTCAGGCTCATCATACTATGAAATACAATAATCTAAGATGCACTGATCATAGTATAAAATATCCATtaccaaaaaatatattaccaGCACGCATATTAGGTGCTACTGGTATACCGATTCAAGCAATAGGACTTATAGATAGCCGTTTTGGTTCAAATCCattaagtaataatttatcatatgtTGACAATTCGTTTTGTCCTAACGATAGTACAGAAGAAGATCTTTTAAATCGACGATTTATCATGAATTCTATGAGTGATAATGATGACATTTAA
- the LOC122633491 gene encoding zinc finger protein 615 isoform X2, with protein sequence MAIAASENYQLKWHSYGAHLHSSVATLLHSESFADVLLATSCGRHVAAHRFVLAACSSYLSHIFQTCHFGANSNAPTIVVLPTEIGYRTLKILIQYMYSGEATVTNDQLEGVLKAGDILRVRGLWRSNTGSKKENIQSNNQKVERDKKEQPPLTGQIQKIKLVQPTTEKIIENVQQPATTQNIVQAQKPIERKNAEKIEEKSSESETKKILEENKNNEQNKNKENLETNRKTRKSVSSDVESNKSRSEGGENAELNLELLVKDEPIDWEESIDPSESLTIDHEIDIKPEIVHSADEDGDLEEEEYTPLTCDMCSQTFNRPSDWVRHIEFTHADMTENRRKKRKGDVDDDSKDFPPLKCDLCGNMYPTPQEWVRHIQTEHTEEQLALMNNSAPPKPKRVHSHQKLCNICQKVFPSHASMVIHQRTHTGERPFLCSYCKKGFNVKSNLLRHLRTLHDKFVHPSLYGSNGNKNG encoded by the exons ATGGCCATCGCTGCTTCGGAGAATTATCAACTGAAATGGCACAGCTACGGGGCTCATCTTCACAGCTCCGTCGCGACGCTCCTCCATTCGGAATCCTTCGCGGATGTTCTTCTGGCAACGTCCTGCGGCCGGCACGTGGCGGCACATCGGTTTGTCCTTGCAGCCTGCTCCTCGTACCTAAGTCACATCTTTCAAACCTGTCATTTCGGGGCCAACTCGAATGCCCCGACGATCGTG GTATTGCCAACGGAGATCGGTTACCGCACGCTGAAGATTCTTATACAGTACATGTACAGTGGAGAGGCGACTGTAACGAACGATCAATTGGAAGGAGTTTTAAAGGCTGGAGATATATTGAGAGTACGTGGATTATGGAGATCGAACACGGGCAGTAAAAAGGAGAACATACAGTCCAACAATCAAAAGGTCGAACGTGATAAAAAGGAACAACCACCGTTGACTGGACAGATTCAGAAGATAAAGCTGGTTCAGCCGACTACCGAGAAGATCATCGAAAACGTGCAGCAACCAGCGACAACGCAGAATATCGTTCAAGCCCAAAAGCCGATCGAAAGGAAGAATGCGGAGAAGATCGAGGAAAAGTCTAGTGAATCTGAAACTAAAAAGATCTTGGAGGAGAACAAGAATAACGAACAGAACAAGAACAAGGAAAATCTCGAGACTAAtaggaaaacgagaaagagcgTTAGCAGCGACGTCGAGTCTAACAAGTCGAGAAGCGAAGGTGGCGAAAAT GCAGAATTAAATTTAGAACTGTTAGTGAAGGACGAGCCGATCGATTGGGAGGAAAGTATCGATCCATCCGAATCCCTGACGATAGACCATGAGATCGATATCAAACCA GAGATCGTACACAGTGCCGACGAGGACGGTGATttggaagaggaagagtatACTCCGTTGACGTGCGACATGTGCAGTCAAACTTTTAACAGGCCGTCGGATTGGGTGAGGCACATAGAATTTACGCATGCCGACATGACCGAgaacagaagaaagaagaggaag GgtgacgtcgacgacgacagTAAAGACTTTCCACCTTTAAAGTGCGATCTCTGCGGGAATATGTATCCAACGCCTCAGGAATGGGTACGTCACATACAGACGGAACACACGGAGGAGCAATTGGCCTTGATGAACAACTCGGCACCTCCTAAACCAAAAAGGGTACACAGTCATCAAAAATTATGCAATATTTGTCAGAAAGTATTCCCGAGTCACGCATCGATGGTAATACATCAAAGAACGCATACGGGAGAGAGgccttttctttgttcctaTTGTAAAAAAGGCTTTAACGTAAAAAGCAATTTGCTGAGGCATTTAAGGACGCTTCATGACAAATTTGTACATCCAAGCTTGTATGGGAGTAACGGTAACAAGAATGGCtaa
- the LOC122633499 gene encoding proliferating cell nuclear antigen, with translation MFEARLVQSAILKKVLDAIKDLLTEATFECSDSGIQVQAMDNAHVSLVSLNLRSDGFDKYRCDRNLSMGMSIATMSKILRCAGTEDTVTLRAWDNPEIIAFIFESPNKEKLAEYEMKLINMDQEHLGIPETNYSCVVKMPSQEFARICRDLSQFGESITFACSKEGIKFTASGDHGTANVKLAQTAEADKEEEAVIVNMQEPVKLTFSCRYLNCFIKASPLCTQVQLSMSSDVPLVCEYKIGEIGHIRYYLAPKIDDDDDN, from the exons ATGTTTGAAGCACGTTTAGTACAAAGTGCAATCTTAAAGAAAGTCTTGGACGCTATAAAGGATCTTCTAACCGAAGCAACCTTTGAATGTTCCGATTCTGGGATTCAAGTACAAGCTATGGACAATGCTCACGTATCTTTGGTTTCTCTTAATCTTAGAAGCGACGGTTTCGATAAATACAGATGCGATAGAAATTTGTCTATGGGAATGAGTATTGCTAC GATGTCGAAGATACTAAGATGCGCTGGTACGGAAGATACTGTAACATTAAGGGCTTGGGATAATCCCGAGATCATTGCTTTTATATTCGAATCACcgaacaaagaaaaacttgCGGAATATGAAATGAAACTTATAAATATGGATCAAGAACATCTTGGTATTCCT GAAACTAATTACTCTTGCGTGGTTAAGATGCCTTCACAAGAATTTGCTCGCATATGCAGAGATTTAAGTCAATTCGGAGAATCAATAACGTTTGCATGTTCTAAAGAAGGTATAAAATTTACAGCATCTGGGGATCATGGAACAG CTAATGTTAAACTCGCACAAACTGCAGAGgcagataaagaagaagaagcagtaATCGTTAACATGCAAGAGCCGGTTAAGTTAACATTTTCTTGTCGTTATTTGAATTGTTTCATAAAGGCAAGTCCTCTGTGTACACAAGTACAACTTTCGATGTCTAGTGACGTTCCGTTGGTATGCGAGTATAAGATTGGAGAGATTGGTCACATTAGGTATTACCTGGCACCCAAgatcgacgatgacgatgataattag
- the LOC122633488 gene encoding palmitoyltransferase app isoform X2, with protein sequence MPHVTRKWELFPGRNRFCCDGRVMMAPQTGVFYVTVCLVAGTSGLFFAFDCPFLAVHITPAIPVIGGLLFVFVMSALFRTSFSDPGVIPRATPDEAAYIEKQIEVPNNGNSKTYRPPPRTKEVLVRGQPVKLKYCFTCKIFRPPRASHCSLCDNCVERFDHHCPWVGNCVGRRNYRYFYAFIVSLAFLCVFIFACAVTHLIMLTRDDRPFLEAVKLSPGSVIVGVICFLSAWSILGLAGFHTYLATSNQTTNEDIKGSFTSKIGQESFNPYSRGNICGNCFYVLCGPSPPSLIDRRGIVTPEYRAEQERVSDENVIANNKSYGTVKIVQPQSNGTGMQTNVPTELTDSMNNLVTGRYSPRLESINGSTTNSVSQLVTNEVPLASLNIAPIDIDEIAPLPPRPNVAVSSTLDTTSIPSVTVTTPLSASRLRLLQDTTMIESALDLDSLEDASVGRGSQVGLIKMGAVS encoded by the exons ATGCCGCACGTGACCAGAAAATGGGAATTATTTCCTGGTAGAAATCGTTTTTGTTGCGATGGCAGGGTGATGATGGCACCACAAACGGGTGTCTTCTATGTTACGGTGTGTTTGGTAGCTGGTACAAGCGGATTGTTTTTTGCCTTTGA TTGTCCATTTTTGGCTGTGCATATAACACCTGCAATCCCGGTAATAGGTggattattattcgtatttgtAATGTCTGCCTTGTTTCGAACCAGCTTTAGCGATCCTGGTGTTATTCCAAGAGCAACACCTGATGAAGCTGCttatatagaaaaacaaattg AAGTACCAAATAATGGTAACTCTAAAACATATAGACCACCTCCAAGAACAAAAGAAGTATTGGTACGAGGACAGCCTGTAAAGTTGAAATATTGCTTTACTTGTAAGATATTTAGACCACCAAGAGCCTCGCACTGTAGCTTATGCGATAATTGTGTAG AAAGATTTGATCATCATTGTCCGTGGGTTGGCAATTGTGTTGGTAGAagaaattatagatatttttatgctTTTATAGTTTCTTTAGCATTCCTATGTGTTTTTATATTTGCCTGTGCTGTTACACATTTAATAATGC ttACAAGAGATGACAGACCATTTTTAGAAGCTGTCAAATTATCTCCTGGTAGTGTCATTGTAGGAGTGATatgttttctttctgcttGGAGTATTTTGGGTCTTGCTGGCTTTCACACATATTTAGCCACGAGTAATCAAACAACTAATGAAGAT ATCAAAGGTTCTTTCACAAGTAAAATAGGCCAAGAGAGTTTTAATCCTTATAGTCGAGGAAATATTTGTGGAAATTGTTTCTATGTCTTATGCGGTCCTTCACCACCAAGTTTAATtg ATCGTAGAGGAATAGTTACACCCGAGTATCGGGCAGAGCAGGAACGAGTTTCTGATGAAAATGTGATAGCTAATAATAAGTCATATGGAACTGTAAAGATCGTGCAACCACAG TCCAATGGAACAGGCATGCAGACAAATGTTCCCACAGAACTTACGGATTCTATGAATAATCTTGTTACTGGTCGATATTCTCCAAGATTAGAATCTATTAATG GTAGTACTACGAATAGTGTAAGTCAGCTAGTTACCAACGAAGTACCATTAGCATCGCTCAATATTGCTCCGATTGATATTGACGAAATTGCTCCACTTCCCCCGCGTCCAAATGTTGCGGTTTCTTCTACATTGGATACCACCTCAATACCATCAGTAACTGTGACTACTCCATTGTCTGCATCCAGGCTTAGATTATTACAAGACACGACTATGATCGAATCTGCTTTAGATTTAGATTCATTGGAAGATGCAAGTGTTGGTAGAGGAAGCCAAGTAGGCCTTATTAAAATGGGAGCAGTATCATAA
- the LOC122633485 gene encoding protein painting of fourth isoform X1: MKRSLTEENGDTKRSFVKQESVAFTYDGTYTNYSSSTTSASTSIPQPLPGQPPLPPMPPPPNGVPPPPHVFGPVPSQVTPIQTWAQAPTHWQWITPHSTPLPQREIQHIQREIAMRGNYMRRERFAHNRNNMYVQRNNFHRKNRRLARFGQSQGQFDQAAYFGATLTNGLGLEWQRNNYTTSSNDTIMNHMSVPLSNHPISPITQGIITGRHGEEKGDQDVKIVLEEVVVKKNKQRKPMSQSYPSRPWNREDAERALKIETEYNKTVKAQSLIIKFPDPDLNKDIVREFHPGIQNIHFQSPSGPRYCFIQMAEHVNIDEAIKELEKIPFGIGNLKVERKSLRDEDNPMPEEIDPYTLYIGNLPESVNVNEVKSKFPTAARVDVGYAQKMRNTRYAFIRYNSVDESIAAYKQAHDLMWDTRSIIVRFRRQRGNTCLPGEPKPNVKKVKEEPSNASQAKEQKVNNNEKKTTQQSSSNGENRLQDNAKTQGKQNSQTQQQSTDTQSSQLPASVTSVKTAQQQPWTSQPPQIPSASEAPPPCPSETETVPETIILTDIKEEPEDYEEMDMACLPSDDADDDDDEDEEDLDDDDDDDEDDDADDNEEEEDEDEIDESLIYCNKQQHTVKDTEPSDHLDQMFNELENMASDIGF, from the exons ATGAAACGATCG TTAACagaagaaaatggagataCAAAAAGGTCATTTGTTAAACAAGAGTCTGTTGCATTTACATACGACGGAACATATACGAATTATTCCTCGTCTACTACATCGGCATCTACTTCCATCCCTCAGCCTTTACCAGGACAACCGCCGTTACCTCCAATGCCTCCACCCCCTAACGGAGTTCCACCTCCCCCTCATGTTTTTGGACCAGTGCCTTCTCAAGTTACACCTATTCAAACATGGGCACAAGCACCCACGCATTGGCAATGGATAACGCCGCATTCTACGCCTTTACCTCAAAGAGAGATTCAACATATTCAAAGAGAAATCGCGATGAGAGGTAACTatatgagaagagaaaggttCGCTCACAACAGAAATAACATGTACgttcaacgaaataatttccACCGTAAAAATAGAAGACTAGCGCGCTTCGGTCAATCTCAAGGCCAGTTTGACCAAGCTGCATATTTTGGTGCAACGTTAACAAATGGTCTGGGTTTAGAATggcaaagaaataattatactacGTCATCGAATGATACTATTATGAATCATATGTCTGTCCCCCTTTCCAATCATCCCATAAGTCCCATAACCCAAGGAATCATAACTGGCAGAcacggagaagaaaaaggggatcAGGATGTTAAAATTGTGTTG GAAGAAGTAGtggttaaaaagaataaacaaagaaagcCTATGTCACAAAGTTATCCCAGTCGACCGTGGAATCGCGAGGATGCTGAAAGAgctttaaaaatagaaacggaatataataaaactgtTAAAGCTCAgagtttgataataaaatttccagACCCTGATCTTAACAAGGATATCGTTAGAGAATTTCATCCTGGTATACAgaatattcattttcaaagTCCAAGTGGCCCTAGATATTGTTTCATTCAAATGGCAGAACACGTTAATATCGACGAAGCTATTAAAGAGTTAGAAAAGATTCCATTTGGTATCGGTAATTTAAAAGTGGAAAGGAAATCTTTGCGAGATGAAGATAATCCAATGCCCGAAGAAATAGATCCTTATACTTTGTATATAGGAAATTTACCTGAATCGGTTAATGTAAACGAAGTAAAAAGCAAGTTTCCAACAGCTGCTAGGGTGGATGTTGGTTATGCGcagaaaatgagaaatacacg ATATGcatttataagatataacaGTGTAGATGAATCGATAGCAGCTTATAAACAAGCGCATGATTTAATGTGGGATACTAGAAGTATTATTGTAAGATTCAGAAGACAACGTGGAAATACATGTCTTCCAGGAGAACCTAAGCCTAATGTAAAGAAAGTTAAAGAAGAACCTAGCAATGCTTCACAAgcgaaagaacaaaaagtaaacaataatgaaaagaaaacaacacaGCAAAGTAGTAGTAACGGGGAGAATAGATTGCAAGATAATGCTAAGACACAGGGTAAACAAAATAGTCAAACTCAACAGCAAAGTACTGATACACAATCTTCTCAATTACCTGCATCAGTGACGTCTGTTAAAACAGCACAACAACAACCATgg aCGTCGCAACCACCGCAAATACCTTCAGCGTCCGAAGCACCACCTCCATGTCCGTCAGAAACAGAAACAGTGCcagaaacaataatattaacagATATTAAAGAAGAACCGGAGGATTATGAGGAAATGGACATGGCATGCTTACCATCTGACGATgccgatgacgacgacgacgaggacgaggaagatttagatgatgatgacgatgacgacgaggatGACGACGCTGACGAtaacgaggaagaggaagatgaagacgaGATCGACGAAAGTTTGATATATTGTAACAAACAGCAACATACAGTAAAAGATACAGAACCATCCGAT CATCTCGATCAAATGTTTAATGAACTGGAAAATATGGCAAGCGATATTGGGTTTTAA